The sequence ACGCTCCAGCTCTCGCCCCAGTACGGCGTGGCCCCGAACCCCGAGTTCTGGAAGCTCATCGACAAGTGGCGCGGCCCGCTCACGGCCGAAAACTAGGAGACAGTCATGGAGTACATCGCCGGAATCGGCATCCTGGCCTGGGCCGTGCTCATGGTGGTGATCGTCTGCATCACCATCGCCCCGCTCATCATCTGGCGCAACACGAACCGCGCCAACGGCTTCCTGGAGGAACTCCTGGCCGAGGCCCGGCGGACCAACCGGCTCCTGGCCGAGCTGGAACGCCGCCAGGCCATGGACAAACCGCAGGACTTCGAACTGTCGTGAGGCGGAACATGGCCGGAAAATGGCGTCTGACGGTGACTTCCGATTTCAGCTCCGCGCACCAGCTGCGCAACTATTGCGGCAAGTGCGAGAACATGCACGGCCACAATTTCGGCGTGGAGCTCTGCGTTGAGGGCGACCGGCTCACCCCGGACACCGAACTCCTCGTGGACTTCAAGGTCCTCAAGCAGGCCCTGAAGCAGGTCCTGGACAGCCTGGACCACCGGCACCTGAACGAGGCGCCGCCCTTCGACCGCATCAACCCCTCCAGCGAGAACCTGGCCCGGCACATCTTCCGCGAGACCGCCGCCCTGCTGGCGGACCAGCCCGTGCGCGTGGTCCACGTCTCGGTGTCCGAGAAGAGCTCCTCCAAGGCCACCTACTGCGAGGACTGAGATGCGTCTCCTGCTCC comes from Desulfovibrio aminophilus and encodes:
- the queD gene encoding 6-carboxytetrahydropterin synthase QueD encodes the protein MAGKWRLTVTSDFSSAHQLRNYCGKCENMHGHNFGVELCVEGDRLTPDTELLVDFKVLKQALKQVLDSLDHRHLNEAPPFDRINPSSENLARHIFRETAALLADQPVRVVHVSVSEKSSSKATYCED